One region of Girardinichthys multiradiatus isolate DD_20200921_A chromosome 1, DD_fGirMul_XY1, whole genome shotgun sequence genomic DNA includes:
- the LOC124873576 gene encoding N-fatty-acyl-amino acid synthase/hydrolase PM20D1.2-like: MTESKIKIWKFLKITVCSLLITALALFTAAAIRTLSLDVNVGLQLARWEKSNNISLVIDQHQREELLARFKEAVRIPTVSFSDTESNTTALRQFDTFLRKAFPKVFSSSLVHHELVANYSHLFRVQGSQPKLVPYLLLAHIDVVPAKESDGWEAPPFAAKEIDDFIYGRGTIDDKCSLMGILQALEYLLIRGYAPRRGFYIGLGHDEEARGFNGAMNIVRVMKERGVKLSFILDEGMAVVDGVISGLDGPAALIGISEKGSANVKLSVSMAPGHSSMPPRESSIGILAAAVKRLEDNPMPRLFGYGAERETFEHLAHKFGLPLKFIMSNLWLFSSLLGRVLERKPLTNAFVRTTTAVTMFNAGVKVNIIPSLAEAHVNLRIHSAHSLQEVLDFIQDTVGDERVKIELIDGFDPLPISSSDEQSFGFQIIKKTVLDMFPTLTVAPGICIGNTDSRHFKDLASDIYRFAPVWFKPGDVQRFHGINERISKKNYEELIVFYFNLIQNCDIQKLPEPHTSVHEL, encoded by the exons ATGACAGAATCAAAGATCAAAATATGGAAGTTTTTAAAGATTACTGTTTGCAGCTTGCTAATTACAGCACTGGCGTTATTCACGGCAGCAGCTATCAGGACTCTGTCTCTGGACGTAAATGTCGGACTTCAACTCGCACGCTGGGAAAAGTCGAACAACATCTCACTGGTGATTGACCAACATCAAAGAGAGGAGCTTCTAGCCAGATTCAAAG AGGCGGTGAGAATCCCCACAGTGTCATTCTCAGATACGGAGAGCAACACCACCGCACTGCGTCAGTTTGACACTTTCCTCCGTAAAG CCTTCCCCAAAGTTTTCTCTTCAAGCCTGGTTCATCATGAGCTGGTGGCTAATTACAGCCACCTGTTTCGGGTGCAGGGATCTCAGCCGAAGTTGGTGCCATACCTGCTGCTGGCCCACATTGATGTAGTACCTGCCAAGGAGTCAGATGGCTGGGAGGCCCCTCCCTTTGCTGCTAAAGAGATTGATGACTTCATCTATGGTAGAGGGACCATAGATGATAAGTGTTCTTTAATG GGAATACTTCAAGCACTGGAGTACTTGTTGATTAGAGGCTACGCTCCACGCAGGGGTTTTTACATCGGTTTGGGTCATGATGAAGAA GCCAGGGGTTTCAATGGGGCGATGAATATTGTGCGTGTGATGAAGGAACGTGGTGTGAAGCTGTCATTTATCCTTGATGAAGGCATGGCTGTAGTTGATGGAGTCATCAGTGGACTTGATGGACCTGCAGCTCT AATTGGGATTAGTGAAAAGGGCTCAGCCAATGTGAAGCTTAGTGTGTCCATGGCACCGGGTCACTCCTCGATGCCTCCCAGGGAGTCCAGCATTGGCATCTTAGCTGCAGCAGTTAAAAG ACTCGAAGATAATCCTATGCCCAGGTTATTTGGTTATGGTGCGGAACGTGAAACCTTTGAACATCTGGCCCACAAG TTTGGGCTTCCTCTGAAGTTCATAATGTCAAACTTATGGCTCTTCTCCTCACTGCTTGGCAG AGTACTGGAAAGAAAGCCACTCACTAATGCTTTTGTAAGGACTACCACAGCAGTGACAATGTTCAATGCAGGAGTTAAG gtgaaTATCATTCCTTCCCTTGCTGAAGCTCACGTAAATCTGCGAATCCACTCTGCACATTCATTACAAGAG GTCTTAGACTTCATCCAAGATACAGTGGGGGACGAGCGAGTGAAAATAGAGCTTATTGATGGATTTGACCCACTCCCCATCAGCTCTTCTGATGAGCAGTCCTTTGGCTTTCAGATCATAAAGAAAACCGTTCTGGACATGTTTCCCACACTTACAGTTGCTCCAG GTATTTGTATTGGGAACACAGACAGTCGACATTTCAAAGACCTGGCCAGTGATATTTATCGCTTTGCTCCAGTCTGGTTCAAACCAGGTGATGTTCAAAG gttccatGGGATAAACGAAAGGATTTCCAAGAAGAACTATGAGGAGCTTAtcgtgttttattttaatctgattCAAAACTGTGACATTCAGAAGCTTCCTGAACCGCACACCTCTGTTCATGAACTTTAG
- the LOC124872293 gene encoding lamina-associated polypeptide 2, isoforms beta/gamma-like isoform X1, translated as MVQQVSLLSIKPPPAAVPNPDRESGSQTRQRFPSEQLCLGAPTASKTNFFTISFYSSRCSCEMPLVEDPAYLSKARLKSDLVAHNVELPPAASKKEIYVELHLKHIDQKNAADFSSDDEDQVLDVAVGDAEDAKMPEPCALTDKGLKNLLLKHGVKAGPIVASTRAVYEKKLRKLLQSDRDEEFNEAENAVLYSDSDVEEEGEEENASEGEQEKPAEPFELNQQHNKNVRVQRDDFAYPQCFFLSSRLRPCSHRNNEHSSKRNSKNALKSSERTRAHCSQIPTGIGKVSFIAQHSGFRSEVPSGSQSVVPKGCSSFSSQAFSITQMVEKMESRNSPSACSDKELNYSSKPEHWSRSSRLDKEVEDKDIIMDQAVYYTPKDCNCVKEIKHPQKPVKDILKDIFPDTKTTPTGIYATARRPIKGAAQRPIQYSYPSTPVSPTTLERREVERRLVPIYAQILVFFTVVCVLYLISVIVEDNSTVVALLESLNHWSDSAEGIPVLDQTQDKQSVSGEL; from the exons ATGGTACAGCAGGTTTCTTTGCTGTCAATCAAACCCCCTCCCGCAGCTGTTCCCAATCCAGACCGTGAATCAGGCTCTCAGACGAGGCAGCGGTTTCCTTCCGAGCAGCTCTGCCTAGGCGCACCTACCGCTTCAAAGACAAACTTTTTTACAATTTCTTTTTATTCCTCTCGTTGCTCCTGTGAAATGCCATTAGTTGAGGACCCTGCTTATCTCTCTAAGGCTCGCCTGAAGTCAGATTTAGTTGCCCACAATGTGGAGCTGCCACCTGCAGCGAGCAAGAAGGAGATTTATGTGGAGCTGCACCTGAAACACATCGATCAGAAAAACGCTGCGGATTTCTCCAGCGATGACGAGGATCAAGTGCTTGATGTGGCA GTTGGGGATGCAGAAGATGCAAAGATGCCTGAGCCATGTGCATTGACTGATAAGGGTCTCAAGAATTTGTTACTCAAACATGGAGTAAAAGCTGGGCCCATTGTAG CCTCCACCAGGGCCGTGTATGAGAAGAAACTCAGGAAACTGCTTCAGTCTGATAGAGATGAGGAATTCAATGAAGCAGAGAATGCTGTGCTGTACTCAGACAGTGACGTGGAAGAGGAAGGGGAAGAGGAGAATGCATCAG AGGGAGAGCAAGAAAAACCAGCGGAACCATTCGAGCTGAACCAACAACACAAT AAAAATGTGCGTGTTCAGAGGGACGACTTTGCTTATCCACAGTGCTTTTTCTTATCATCAAGGCTG CGTCCTTGTTCTCATAGAAACAATGAACATAGTTCCAAGAGGAATTCAAAGAATGCATTAAAATCATCAGAGCGGACTCGAGCACACTGCTCACAGATTCCTACAGGCATTGGCAAAGTCTCCTTCATAGCTCAACACTCAGGATTCAGATCAGAG GTTCCCTCTGGATCTCAGTCAGTGGTGCCCAAAGGCTGCTCATCATTTTCCTCACAGGCTTTCAGCATCACTCAGATGGTTGAAAAG atggaaaGTCGGAACTCACCCTCTGCTTGCTCCGACAAAGAGTTGAACTACAGCAGTAAGCCGGAACATTGGTCACGCTCCAGCAGG CTGGACAAGGAGGTTGAAGACAAGGACATAATCATGGACCAGGCAGTGTACTACACTCCCAAGGATTGTAATTGTGTAAAGGAAATCAAG CATCCTCAGAAACCAgtgaaagatattttaaaagacATCTTCCCAGACACAAAGACCACGCCAACTGGGATCTA TGCCACTGCACGGAGACCCATCAAGGGTGCAGCGCAGCGGCCCATCCAGTATTCATACCCCAGCACTCCAGTCAGTCCTACTACCCTGGAAAGGCGAGAAGTGGAGAGGCGTCTTGTACCCATCTATGCCCAGATTTTGGTCTTCTTCACTGTGGTGTGCGTCCTTTACTTAATTTCTGTTATTGTGGAGGACAACAGCACTGTGGTGGCCTTGCTGGAGAGTCTTAACCACTGGTCAGACAGTGCAGAGGGAATTCCAGTGCTGGATCagacacaggacaaacagtCAGTCTCTGGAGAGCTTTAA
- the LOC124872293 gene encoding lamina-associated polypeptide 2, isoforms beta/gamma-like isoform X2, which translates to MVQQVSLLSIKPPPAAVPNPDRESGSQTRQRFPSEQLCLGAPTASKTNFFTISFYSSRCSCEMPLVEDPAYLSKARLKSDLVAHNVELPPAASKKEIYVELHLKHIDQKNAADFSSDDEDQVLDVAVGDAEDAKMPEPCALTDKGLKNLLLKHGVKAGPIVASTRAVYEKKLRKLLQSDRDEEFNEAENAVLYSDSDVEEEGEEENASEGEQEKPAEPFELNQQHNKNVRVQRDDFAYPQCFFLSSRLRPCSHRNNEHSSKRNSKNALKSSERTRAHCSQIPTGIGKVSFIAQHSGFRSEVPSGSQSVVPKGCSSFSSQAFSITQMVEKMESRNSPSACSDKELNYSSKPEHWSRSSRHPQKPVKDILKDIFPDTKTTPTGIYATARRPIKGAAQRPIQYSYPSTPVSPTTLERREVERRLVPIYAQILVFFTVVCVLYLISVIVEDNSTVVALLESLNHWSDSAEGIPVLDQTQDKQSVSGEL; encoded by the exons ATGGTACAGCAGGTTTCTTTGCTGTCAATCAAACCCCCTCCCGCAGCTGTTCCCAATCCAGACCGTGAATCAGGCTCTCAGACGAGGCAGCGGTTTCCTTCCGAGCAGCTCTGCCTAGGCGCACCTACCGCTTCAAAGACAAACTTTTTTACAATTTCTTTTTATTCCTCTCGTTGCTCCTGTGAAATGCCATTAGTTGAGGACCCTGCTTATCTCTCTAAGGCTCGCCTGAAGTCAGATTTAGTTGCCCACAATGTGGAGCTGCCACCTGCAGCGAGCAAGAAGGAGATTTATGTGGAGCTGCACCTGAAACACATCGATCAGAAAAACGCTGCGGATTTCTCCAGCGATGACGAGGATCAAGTGCTTGATGTGGCA GTTGGGGATGCAGAAGATGCAAAGATGCCTGAGCCATGTGCATTGACTGATAAGGGTCTCAAGAATTTGTTACTCAAACATGGAGTAAAAGCTGGGCCCATTGTAG CCTCCACCAGGGCCGTGTATGAGAAGAAACTCAGGAAACTGCTTCAGTCTGATAGAGATGAGGAATTCAATGAAGCAGAGAATGCTGTGCTGTACTCAGACAGTGACGTGGAAGAGGAAGGGGAAGAGGAGAATGCATCAG AGGGAGAGCAAGAAAAACCAGCGGAACCATTCGAGCTGAACCAACAACACAAT AAAAATGTGCGTGTTCAGAGGGACGACTTTGCTTATCCACAGTGCTTTTTCTTATCATCAAGGCTG CGTCCTTGTTCTCATAGAAACAATGAACATAGTTCCAAGAGGAATTCAAAGAATGCATTAAAATCATCAGAGCGGACTCGAGCACACTGCTCACAGATTCCTACAGGCATTGGCAAAGTCTCCTTCATAGCTCAACACTCAGGATTCAGATCAGAG GTTCCCTCTGGATCTCAGTCAGTGGTGCCCAAAGGCTGCTCATCATTTTCCTCACAGGCTTTCAGCATCACTCAGATGGTTGAAAAG atggaaaGTCGGAACTCACCCTCTGCTTGCTCCGACAAAGAGTTGAACTACAGCAGTAAGCCGGAACATTGGTCACGCTCCAGCAGG CATCCTCAGAAACCAgtgaaagatattttaaaagacATCTTCCCAGACACAAAGACCACGCCAACTGGGATCTA TGCCACTGCACGGAGACCCATCAAGGGTGCAGCGCAGCGGCCCATCCAGTATTCATACCCCAGCACTCCAGTCAGTCCTACTACCCTGGAAAGGCGAGAAGTGGAGAGGCGTCTTGTACCCATCTATGCCCAGATTTTGGTCTTCTTCACTGTGGTGTGCGTCCTTTACTTAATTTCTGTTATTGTGGAGGACAACAGCACTGTGGTGGCCTTGCTGGAGAGTCTTAACCACTGGTCAGACAGTGCAGAGGGAATTCCAGTGCTGGATCagacacaggacaaacagtCAGTCTCTGGAGAGCTTTAA
- the LOC124872293 gene encoding lamina-associated polypeptide 2, isoforms beta/gamma-like isoform X3 has translation MVQQVSLLSIKPPPAAVPNPDRESGSQTRQRFPSEQLCLGAPTASKTNFFTISFYSSRCSCEMPLVEDPAYLSKARLKSDLVAHNVELPPAASKKEIYVELHLKHIDQKNAADFSSDDEDQVLDVAVGDAEDAKMPEPCALTDKGLKNLLLKHGVKAGPIVASTRAVYEKKLRKLLQSDRDEEFNEAENAVLYSDSDVEEEGEEENASEGEQEKPAEPFELNQQHNKNVRVQRDDFAYPQCFFLSSRLRPCSHRNNEHSSKRNSKNALKSSERTRAHCSQIPTGIGKVSFIAQHSGFRSEHPQKPVKDILKDIFPDTKTTPTGIYATARRPIKGAAQRPIQYSYPSTPVSPTTLERREVERRLVPIYAQILVFFTVVCVLYLISVIVEDNSTVVALLESLNHWSDSAEGIPVLDQTQDKQSVSGEL, from the exons ATGGTACAGCAGGTTTCTTTGCTGTCAATCAAACCCCCTCCCGCAGCTGTTCCCAATCCAGACCGTGAATCAGGCTCTCAGACGAGGCAGCGGTTTCCTTCCGAGCAGCTCTGCCTAGGCGCACCTACCGCTTCAAAGACAAACTTTTTTACAATTTCTTTTTATTCCTCTCGTTGCTCCTGTGAAATGCCATTAGTTGAGGACCCTGCTTATCTCTCTAAGGCTCGCCTGAAGTCAGATTTAGTTGCCCACAATGTGGAGCTGCCACCTGCAGCGAGCAAGAAGGAGATTTATGTGGAGCTGCACCTGAAACACATCGATCAGAAAAACGCTGCGGATTTCTCCAGCGATGACGAGGATCAAGTGCTTGATGTGGCA GTTGGGGATGCAGAAGATGCAAAGATGCCTGAGCCATGTGCATTGACTGATAAGGGTCTCAAGAATTTGTTACTCAAACATGGAGTAAAAGCTGGGCCCATTGTAG CCTCCACCAGGGCCGTGTATGAGAAGAAACTCAGGAAACTGCTTCAGTCTGATAGAGATGAGGAATTCAATGAAGCAGAGAATGCTGTGCTGTACTCAGACAGTGACGTGGAAGAGGAAGGGGAAGAGGAGAATGCATCAG AGGGAGAGCAAGAAAAACCAGCGGAACCATTCGAGCTGAACCAACAACACAAT AAAAATGTGCGTGTTCAGAGGGACGACTTTGCTTATCCACAGTGCTTTTTCTTATCATCAAGGCTG CGTCCTTGTTCTCATAGAAACAATGAACATAGTTCCAAGAGGAATTCAAAGAATGCATTAAAATCATCAGAGCGGACTCGAGCACACTGCTCACAGATTCCTACAGGCATTGGCAAAGTCTCCTTCATAGCTCAACACTCAGGATTCAGATCAGAG CATCCTCAGAAACCAgtgaaagatattttaaaagacATCTTCCCAGACACAAAGACCACGCCAACTGGGATCTA TGCCACTGCACGGAGACCCATCAAGGGTGCAGCGCAGCGGCCCATCCAGTATTCATACCCCAGCACTCCAGTCAGTCCTACTACCCTGGAAAGGCGAGAAGTGGAGAGGCGTCTTGTACCCATCTATGCCCAGATTTTGGTCTTCTTCACTGTGGTGTGCGTCCTTTACTTAATTTCTGTTATTGTGGAGGACAACAGCACTGTGGTGGCCTTGCTGGAGAGTCTTAACCACTGGTCAGACAGTGCAGAGGGAATTCCAGTGCTGGATCagacacaggacaaacagtCAGTCTCTGGAGAGCTTTAA